In Streptomyces sp. NBC_01381, the following proteins share a genomic window:
- a CDS encoding pilus assembly protein, with product MTWFNRPPDRGSVSLTTVICAPGFFLLLGLVIAFGRVDLATGSADAAARAAARTASLSRDPILGEQEARTAALTSLRESGLKCSNVDVAVDTSGLSAPLGEAATVSATVTCTARLDDIALPGLVGHKNLTSTMTSVVDTWRSRAGGAS from the coding sequence ATGACGTGGTTCAACCGCCCACCCGATCGCGGCAGCGTGTCCCTGACCACGGTGATCTGCGCCCCCGGATTCTTCCTGCTGCTCGGCCTGGTGATCGCGTTTGGGCGGGTGGACCTGGCCACGGGCTCCGCAGACGCCGCAGCCCGCGCCGCGGCCCGCACCGCCTCCCTCTCTCGCGATCCGATCCTGGGCGAGCAGGAAGCGCGCACCGCGGCGCTGACCAGCCTTCGCGAGTCCGGTCTGAAGTGCTCCAACGTGGATGTGGCCGTCGACACCAGTGGCCTGTCCGCACCCCTCGGCGAGGCCGCCACCGTGTCCGCCACGGTGACCTGTACCGCCCGACTGGATGACATCGCCCTGCCGGGCCTGGTCGGCCACAAGAATCTGACATCCACCATGACGTCCGTAGTAGACACCTGGCGTTCCCGCGCTGGCGGCGCCTCATGA
- a CDS encoding ATP/GTP-binding protein, producing the protein MLKNRLLTIASTTVLLGMVGTTLASAKPEPKPNVGSCAVLDFCVGSSVAGSPGSSHQKPGKPSGKGRKGPNIPGPCVVTKMDPQPPAGSAAWDGHDPSEGAIYTRTCPASLAAGNVLGGLAGAPQTFWAAQPPVAKVDPAQLAQEAVDKMTLLGPDIDINPKPGGKGLTGMPVWMAADQSQTTWGPNSASASAGGITVTATAKVSKVVWDMGDGKKIPCVTAGTPYKKSFGMRKSPDCGHIYTQTSREEPGGKFGVTATATWSIDWQVNGGGGETGELTEIRQSQVALTIIESQAVN; encoded by the coding sequence ATGCTGAAGAACCGCCTCTTGACCATCGCGTCAACCACGGTGCTGCTGGGGATGGTTGGGACGACGCTGGCCAGCGCCAAACCCGAGCCGAAACCCAACGTTGGTTCCTGCGCCGTACTCGACTTCTGCGTTGGAAGCAGCGTGGCTGGTTCTCCCGGATCGAGTCATCAGAAGCCCGGTAAGCCCAGCGGCAAGGGACGTAAGGGGCCCAACATCCCGGGCCCTTGTGTCGTGACCAAGATGGACCCACAGCCGCCCGCGGGCAGTGCCGCGTGGGATGGGCACGACCCCAGCGAGGGCGCCATCTACACCCGCACGTGCCCCGCGAGCCTCGCGGCCGGCAACGTCCTCGGCGGGCTCGCAGGCGCGCCTCAGACTTTCTGGGCCGCCCAGCCTCCGGTAGCCAAGGTTGACCCCGCGCAGCTGGCCCAGGAGGCGGTGGACAAGATGACGCTGCTGGGCCCGGACATCGACATCAATCCGAAGCCTGGCGGTAAGGGGCTGACCGGGATGCCGGTGTGGATGGCTGCCGATCAGTCACAGACGACGTGGGGGCCCAACTCTGCCTCGGCCTCGGCCGGCGGGATCACGGTGACCGCGACGGCGAAGGTGTCCAAGGTCGTGTGGGACATGGGTGACGGCAAGAAGATCCCGTGCGTCACGGCAGGAACCCCGTACAAGAAGTCGTTCGGAATGCGGAAGTCGCCGGACTGCGGCCACATCTACACGCAAACCTCGCGGGAGGAGCCGGGCGGCAAGTTCGGGGTCACCGCGACCGCCACCTGGTCCATCGACTGGCAGGTGAACGGGGGCGGCGGTGAAACCGGCGAGCTGACGGAGATCCGCCAGTCCCAGGTCGCGCTCACCATCATCGAATCGCAGGCCGTCAACTAG
- a CDS encoding TadE family protein encodes MTTMTPQFAARSRWWMRRWTRCRQQPDRGSGVLELAIGFPIVMLLMFSIIQGGLWFHAREVAAHAAQKGVDAGRSYDAAPGAGSDAANAFLTKMGGSLQHRSVAEDSDGDQVAVEVRGEVVTLIPGVTIAVRQRAQAPVEEFTP; translated from the coding sequence ATGACGACCATGACCCCTCAATTCGCTGCCAGATCGCGCTGGTGGATGCGCCGCTGGACGCGATGCCGACAGCAGCCGGATCGCGGCAGCGGCGTACTCGAGCTGGCCATCGGCTTCCCCATCGTGATGCTGCTGATGTTCAGCATCATTCAGGGCGGGTTGTGGTTCCACGCCCGCGAAGTGGCCGCCCACGCCGCACAGAAGGGCGTGGATGCCGGGCGTTCCTATGACGCAGCGCCCGGCGCGGGCTCGGATGCCGCCAACGCGTTCCTGACGAAGATGGGCGGCTCCCTGCAGCATCGCAGCGTCGCCGAGGACTCCGACGGAGACCAGGTTGCCGTCGAGGTGCGTGGCGAGGTGGTCACCCTGATCCCGGGCGTGACCATCGCGGTACGCCAGCGCGCCCAGGCCCCGGTGGAGGAGTTCACCCCATGA
- a CDS encoding type II secretion system F family protein: MVTSTPALLSGALVGVGVLVVVRALVPARPRLGQVLRRTHQPAAVPTHALPADGGRGAVWAERIGTRLLQTESVASRLPVTDLKLLQMSPAQLLGRCALYALVGLLLPQWFLLLVTLVGAHLPLAVPALASLVIAAFFAFKCIDDVKDKAKARREEYRYTSASLLERISLARSAEAGATEALMRAASFGDGPAAVRIREALDDARLSGISLWTALEQLGDELGVPELSRPAHILALAAEERASVSRTLESQTVAQRKALLSDRKAEANEATEKMVIPALMVGFLMIVFIAAPSFVRIMSI, from the coding sequence ATGGTGACCTCCACGCCCGCCCTGCTCAGCGGTGCCCTGGTGGGCGTCGGCGTGCTGGTCGTCGTGCGCGCGCTGGTCCCTGCCCGGCCCCGGCTGGGACAGGTCCTGCGCCGCACCCACCAGCCCGCCGCCGTGCCCACCCACGCCCTACCGGCCGATGGAGGCAGGGGCGCGGTGTGGGCGGAGAGGATCGGTACACGGCTGCTGCAGACCGAGTCGGTGGCCTCCCGCCTGCCGGTCACCGACCTGAAGCTGCTGCAGATGTCACCGGCTCAGCTGCTGGGCCGTTGCGCCCTGTACGCCCTGGTCGGGCTGCTGCTGCCGCAGTGGTTCCTGCTGCTGGTGACGCTCGTCGGGGCGCATCTTCCCCTGGCGGTGCCCGCGTTGGCGTCGCTGGTCATCGCCGCCTTCTTCGCGTTCAAGTGCATCGATGACGTGAAAGACAAGGCCAAGGCCCGTCGCGAGGAGTACCGCTACACCAGCGCCTCGCTGCTGGAACGGATCTCGCTGGCCCGCTCCGCGGAGGCCGGCGCGACCGAGGCCTTGATGCGAGCGGCCTCCTTCGGCGACGGACCGGCCGCCGTACGCATCCGCGAGGCGCTGGACGACGCACGCCTTTCCGGCATCAGCCTGTGGACGGCACTGGAACAGCTCGGCGACGAGCTGGGCGTGCCCGAACTCTCCCGCCCCGCACACATCCTGGCGCTGGCGGCCGAGGAACGCGCCTCGGTCTCGCGGACCTTGGAGTCTCAGACAGTGGCGCAGCGCAAAGCACTGCTGTCCGACCGCAAGGCCGAAGCGAATGAGGCCACCGAGAAGATGGTGATCCCCGCTCTGATGGTCGGCTTCCTGATGATCGTGTTCATCGCGGCCCCCTCCTTCGTCCGGATCATGTCCATCTGA
- a CDS encoding type II secretion system F family protein has protein sequence MSSSELTLVAALAGLLIAAGLWVSIAALRGWAPQRAPRPRAGAGRRAGKAVEELPEVWRRNYRHLLIGSVVIGVGVWVWTGWPVHGLLAAGALSGLPFLLHPGGSARLQIARLEAMAQWLQQLASVHGGGKPLEQTVIDSLPNSPRALRREITDLAGRLEAQLPAVDAYRLFADDLGDRTGDEVTMLFMDHAGTRGPGLAKALTRMAELVGRNASDFRDIDTDRAKVRSNARRVSLFVLAVVSVALANPAYTAPYGTLPGQAFLTGLGVLFVLALRWMRRMAQPRPEPRLLHPLTNRELEKEEVPAW, from the coding sequence ATGAGCAGCAGCGAGCTGACCCTGGTGGCCGCGCTTGCCGGCCTGCTGATCGCCGCCGGGCTATGGGTGAGCATTGCCGCGCTGCGCGGCTGGGCCCCCCAACGTGCCCCGCGCCCCCGGGCGGGCGCCGGTCGGCGTGCGGGCAAGGCGGTGGAGGAGCTGCCGGAGGTGTGGCGGCGCAACTACCGCCACTTGCTGATCGGTTCCGTCGTCATCGGTGTCGGTGTGTGGGTATGGACGGGCTGGCCGGTGCACGGGCTGCTTGCCGCCGGGGCGCTGTCCGGGCTGCCGTTCCTGCTGCACCCCGGAGGTTCGGCGCGCCTGCAGATCGCGCGCCTGGAGGCGATGGCGCAGTGGCTGCAGCAGCTGGCCAGTGTGCACGGCGGCGGCAAGCCCCTGGAGCAGACCGTCATCGACTCGCTGCCCAACTCCCCCCGTGCGCTGCGGCGCGAGATCACAGATCTGGCCGGGCGGCTGGAGGCACAGCTCCCGGCGGTCGACGCCTACCGGCTGTTCGCCGACGATCTGGGTGACCGCACCGGCGATGAGGTCACGATGCTGTTCATGGACCACGCCGGCACCCGGGGACCGGGTCTGGCCAAGGCGTTGACGCGGATGGCAGAGCTCGTGGGCCGCAACGCATCGGACTTCCGCGACATCGACACCGACCGCGCCAAGGTGCGCTCGAACGCGCGGCGGGTCTCGCTGTTCGTGTTGGCGGTGGTGTCGGTGGCGCTGGCCAATCCCGCTTACACCGCCCCCTACGGCACGCTGCCCGGGCAGGCGTTCCTGACGGGGCTCGGCGTGCTGTTCGTGCTGGCGCTGCGCTGGATGCGGCGGATGGCTCAGCCACGGCCCGAGCCGCGCCTTCTGCATCCGCTGACCAACCGTGAGCTTGAGAAGGAGGAGGTGCCGGCATGGTGA
- a CDS encoding SAF domain-containing protein, translated as MDSTTAPLPPRLEGKRQPDLPISAGAKKSKKASGGPKVKWVAAGVLTILVGVLGALYAVNVAGDRVNVLALTRNVAAGEKITAQDLTVSSFAEDPALSPVPASERATVIGQRAAVDLRANSMLTRSQLRAGGALGDDKQLVGVEVKRGQAPREGLLAGDAVLAVVLPAQGEETASDAKGNQAPADPETVKATVVSVGRADATGSVTVNLAVPTTDGPRLAMKAAAKQVALVREPRS; from the coding sequence ATGGACAGCACCACGGCGCCGCTGCCTCCGCGTCTGGAGGGAAAGCGCCAGCCCGATCTGCCGATCAGCGCGGGCGCGAAGAAGTCAAAGAAGGCCTCCGGCGGCCCCAAGGTGAAGTGGGTGGCGGCCGGGGTCCTGACGATCCTGGTCGGCGTGCTGGGTGCGCTATATGCGGTGAACGTCGCCGGGGACCGGGTCAATGTGTTGGCCTTGACCCGGAATGTGGCGGCGGGAGAGAAGATCACGGCCCAGGACCTGACCGTGTCGTCGTTCGCCGAGGACCCGGCGCTCTCGCCGGTGCCAGCATCGGAGCGGGCCACGGTGATCGGGCAACGGGCCGCGGTCGACCTGCGCGCCAACAGCATGCTGACCCGCTCACAGTTGCGGGCGGGCGGCGCGTTGGGGGATGACAAGCAGCTGGTGGGGGTGGAGGTCAAGCGCGGTCAGGCGCCCCGCGAGGGTCTGTTGGCCGGCGATGCGGTGCTGGCGGTGGTGCTGCCCGCCCAGGGTGAGGAGACGGCTTCCGACGCCAAGGGCAACCAGGCGCCGGCGGATCCCGAGACGGTCAAGGCCACCGTGGTCTCCGTGGGCCGGGCGGATGCGACGGGGTCGGTCACGGTGAACCTTGCGGTGCCGACCACGGACGGGCCCCGGCTGGCCATGAAGGCGGCCGCCAAGCAGGTCGCGCTGGTGCGCGAGCCCAGGAGCTGA
- a CDS encoding replication-relaxation family protein yields MPTAPVCRPSLSRLAQELLPVLYTHRLLTAAQLNRLLRPQTTSNRYMRSQLQALQEHGLADATVRHHNHVGELLWYATALGADAIEAGQELPSRSYRITERAAASALQEHTLAINETGLAMTEHARRLGDECGPLSWDMEVLHRVRDGARHGDEAWLTPDAVLRYTRTDGNERRLLNFFIEVDRTTMSVARLAAKLHAYARYATYIPQPAPGRSRHSTNGDLVQEAWRERYPTLPRILIVLTGAPEPVLARRAWDLRALAAADTRLQRAAARTPLQAGVTSLGLLGKHGPFAPIVTPLLGEDATATDVLLQPRSPAAV; encoded by the coding sequence GTGCCGACCGCTCCCGTCTGCCGTCCCAGCCTGTCCCGGCTCGCCCAGGAACTGCTGCCCGTCCTCTACACCCACCGGCTACTCACAGCCGCCCAGCTCAACCGCCTGCTGCGCCCCCAGACCACCAGCAACCGCTACATGCGCAGCCAGCTCCAGGCCCTCCAGGAGCACGGCCTGGCCGACGCGACGGTGCGCCACCACAACCATGTCGGCGAACTCCTCTGGTACGCCACCGCGCTCGGTGCCGACGCCATCGAAGCCGGGCAAGAACTTCCCTCTCGCAGCTACCGGATCACCGAGCGGGCCGCTGCCAGCGCCCTGCAGGAACACACCCTGGCCATCAACGAGACCGGGTTGGCCATGACGGAGCACGCACGACGCCTCGGTGACGAATGCGGGCCGCTGAGCTGGGACATGGAAGTCCTCCACCGCGTCCGCGACGGCGCCCGCCACGGCGACGAGGCCTGGCTCACCCCCGACGCCGTCCTGCGCTACACCCGCACCGACGGCAACGAGCGGCGCCTGCTCAACTTCTTCATCGAGGTCGACCGCACCACCATGAGCGTGGCCCGCCTCGCCGCGAAGCTCCACGCCTACGCCCGCTACGCCACCTACATCCCCCAGCCCGCCCCCGGCCGCAGCCGCCACAGCACGAACGGCGACCTCGTCCAGGAAGCCTGGCGCGAGCGCTACCCCACCCTCCCGCGGATCCTGATCGTCCTCACCGGTGCCCCCGAGCCAGTCCTGGCCCGACGGGCCTGGGACCTGCGTGCGCTGGCCGCCGCCGACACCCGTCTACAGCGCGCCGCCGCACGGACACCGCTCCAGGCCGGCGTCACCAGCCTCGGCCTCCTGGGCAAGCACGGTCCCTTCGCGCCGATCGTCACCCCGCTCCTGGGCGAGGACGCCACCGCCACCGACGTCCTCCTCCAGCCGCGCTCCCCCGCCGCCGTATGA
- a CDS encoding helix-turn-helix transcriptional regulator, whose product MPAPTSPTVHRRQLGKELRRLRKDANKELEDAAVLLKCHRTRMSRIENGRGGAVAKPGDVIQLCEFYGVTDETVVTRLLGLLSDSQKQGWWEALELPPGLEAYIGLETDARKESAFEPLLVHGILQTAEYARAILNATRTHRPDDVDDLVKLREGRQQLLTRTEAPLDLWAVMDENVIRRPIGGREAMREQLQHIRDLAQLPNVTIQIFPMDKESHPGLGGAFSLLEFEEDPAVVYVDSPAGNLYLEKERDVRRFVKTFDLLKASARDPDESTALIESAAEEI is encoded by the coding sequence ATGCCGGCACCAACCAGTCCGACGGTGCACCGTCGCCAGCTCGGCAAAGAACTCCGACGGCTGAGGAAAGACGCGAACAAGGAACTTGAGGACGCTGCGGTCCTGCTGAAGTGCCACCGCACCCGCATGAGCCGGATCGAGAACGGCCGCGGCGGCGCCGTGGCCAAGCCCGGCGACGTGATCCAGCTGTGCGAGTTCTATGGCGTGACGGACGAGACCGTCGTCACCCGGCTTCTTGGACTCCTGAGCGACAGCCAGAAACAAGGCTGGTGGGAGGCATTGGAACTTCCCCCGGGCCTGGAGGCATACATCGGCCTCGAGACCGATGCCCGCAAGGAGAGCGCCTTCGAGCCGCTCCTCGTGCACGGCATCCTGCAGACCGCGGAGTACGCGCGGGCCATCCTGAACGCCACACGCACCCACCGGCCAGACGACGTCGACGACCTCGTCAAACTGCGCGAAGGACGCCAACAGCTCCTCACCCGCACCGAGGCGCCGCTCGACCTATGGGCGGTCATGGACGAGAACGTCATCCGACGTCCGATCGGCGGGCGCGAAGCGATGCGCGAACAACTGCAGCACATCCGGGACCTGGCCCAACTGCCGAACGTGACGATCCAGATCTTCCCCATGGACAAGGAAAGCCACCCCGGACTGGGCGGCGCCTTCAGCCTGCTGGAGTTCGAGGAAGATCCGGCCGTCGTCTACGTCGACTCGCCTGCCGGAAACCTGTACTTGGAGAAGGAGCGCGACGTGCGCCGCTTCGTCAAGACCTTCGATCTGCTGAAGGCTTCCGCTCGCGACCCCGATGAATCAACGGCGCTCATTGAAAGCGCCGCGGAGGAGATCTGA
- a CDS encoding DUF397 domain-containing protein — protein sequence MNSTTGRPSSVDLTNAPWKKASASSSNGGCLEVALLGNGYVAIRDNEDLGNAPFIVTEHVWRCWLDGAKHGEFDLPSA from the coding sequence ATGAACAGCACGACCGGGCGCCCGTCGTCCGTCGACCTCACGAACGCTCCTTGGAAGAAGGCGTCCGCCTCCAGCTCCAACGGCGGCTGCCTCGAAGTTGCCCTGCTGGGCAACGGATACGTCGCGATACGGGACAACGAAGACCTGGGCAACGCCCCCTTCATCGTCACCGAGCACGTGTGGCGGTGCTGGCTCGACGGCGCCAAGCACGGGGAGTTCGATCTCCCCTCTGCCTGA
- a CDS encoding CpaF family protein, which yields MAEGKGPNGHGAGTRLGALLTETQAARPAVEAARQRPEPVAPAAPSAGPADVAGAASLPGVLPVSPQDVQELRLRVADDIKEERQRRGHPLERQDVEEVAEAFTHRRVAEWAAEHALTHPPLTREQQEQLRTEVFNLFFLAGSLQQVLNRPGVENIVLDGSWMYIDYIDQPRQKVPSPFGSDKRALDWVNQMASQSGHGERQLTYANGWVDFRLPDDSRVAATVLTSRQAIAIRRHRMEKAGLSDLVGWGTLDPLLATFLSACVKAGLNVVLAGDMNSGKTTMLRALGREIPARERVVTLETDRELLLDNDDTPAHVLAFESRASNGERDDSGRLIGEITIADLVPVSLRYNATRVMVGEVRSDEAVPMLEAMSAGGSGSMCTLHARDPEGVIERLMLRLSMAGLTDNAASRLIATAVDLIVYIDMIDELEIGGRLHRFVSHVWEVDGRSESGGVALTRLFAPQGEDPRAMPTKAPMTARRIAKLERKADFDRRWLAAYPQGQWPPMELVRPT from the coding sequence ATGGCTGAGGGAAAGGGCCCCAACGGGCACGGCGCGGGGACCCGCTTGGGTGCTCTGCTCACCGAAACGCAAGCCGCTCGTCCCGCCGTCGAGGCGGCACGGCAGCGTCCGGAGCCGGTCGCGCCGGCAGCCCCGAGCGCGGGCCCTGCTGATGTGGCGGGTGCCGCGTCGCTTCCTGGGGTGCTTCCGGTTTCGCCGCAGGACGTGCAGGAGTTGCGGCTGCGGGTGGCGGACGACATCAAGGAGGAGCGGCAGCGTCGCGGTCATCCCCTGGAGCGTCAGGATGTGGAGGAGGTCGCGGAGGCCTTCACCCATCGGCGGGTGGCCGAGTGGGCGGCCGAGCATGCGCTGACCCATCCCCCGCTGACTCGGGAGCAGCAGGAGCAGCTGCGCACCGAGGTGTTCAACCTGTTCTTCCTGGCGGGGTCGCTGCAGCAGGTCCTCAACCGGCCCGGCGTGGAGAACATCGTTCTCGACGGTTCGTGGATGTACATCGACTACATCGACCAGCCGCGACAGAAGGTGCCTTCGCCGTTCGGCTCCGACAAGCGGGCGCTGGACTGGGTCAATCAGATGGCCTCGCAGTCCGGACACGGTGAGCGGCAGCTGACGTACGCCAACGGCTGGGTCGACTTCCGGCTCCCGGATGACTCCCGAGTCGCGGCCACTGTGCTGACCAGCCGGCAGGCCATCGCGATTCGCCGCCACCGGATGGAGAAGGCGGGGCTGTCGGACCTGGTGGGGTGGGGCACCCTGGATCCGCTGCTGGCCACGTTCCTCTCGGCGTGCGTCAAGGCCGGTCTGAACGTCGTGCTCGCGGGCGACATGAACAGCGGCAAGACCACCATGCTGCGGGCGCTGGGCCGTGAAATCCCGGCGCGGGAGCGCGTGGTGACGCTGGAGACCGACCGTGAGCTGCTCCTGGACAACGACGACACCCCCGCTCACGTGCTGGCGTTTGAGTCCCGGGCATCCAACGGCGAGCGTGATGACAGCGGCCGCCTGATCGGCGAGATCACCATCGCGGATCTGGTGCCGGTGTCGCTGCGCTACAACGCCACCCGCGTGATGGTCGGTGAAGTCCGCTCCGATGAGGCGGTGCCGATGCTCGAGGCGATGTCAGCCGGAGGGTCGGGGTCGATGTGCACCTTGCACGCCCGCGATCCGGAGGGCGTGATCGAGCGGCTCATGCTGCGGTTGTCGATGGCAGGCCTGACGGACAACGCCGCCTCCCGTCTCATCGCCACCGCGGTGGATCTGATCGTCTACATCGACATGATCGACGAGTTGGAGATCGGCGGACGACTGCACCGCTTCGTCTCCCATGTCTGGGAGGTCGATGGCCGGAGCGAGAGCGGCGGAGTGGCGCTCACCCGGCTGTTCGCCCCGCAGGGCGAGGATCCGCGGGCGATGCCGACGAAGGCACCGATGACCGCACGGCGGATCGCCAAGCTCGAGCGGAAGGCGGACTTCGACCGACGGTGGCTGGCCGCCTACCCCCAGGGGCAGTGGCCGCCGATGGAACTGGTGAGGCCCACATGA
- a CDS encoding TadE/TadG family type IV pilus assembly protein has protein sequence MWQRIRHHAGDRGGLELFYPVMALAAFILIGLVVDGGGALNASSHADYVAQEAARAGAQQVDPAQAITGEAIVVDPDAAAGAAQAFLDAEGLTGTVNVSGDGKTLSVQVQGTYDTNFASLLGYTQLNVTGEGSATLLHQPGG, from the coding sequence ATGTGGCAACGGATCCGCCACCATGCCGGTGACCGTGGCGGGTTGGAGCTGTTCTATCCCGTCATGGCACTGGCCGCGTTCATCCTGATCGGGCTGGTCGTCGACGGTGGTGGCGCTCTGAACGCCTCCAGCCACGCCGACTACGTCGCCCAGGAAGCCGCCCGCGCCGGCGCCCAGCAGGTCGACCCGGCCCAGGCCATCACTGGCGAGGCCATCGTCGTTGACCCCGATGCGGCCGCCGGGGCGGCCCAGGCCTTCCTCGACGCAGAGGGCCTGACCGGAACGGTGAACGTGAGCGGCGACGGAAAGACCCTGTCCGTCCAGGTACAGGGCACCTACGACACCAACTTTGCTTCCCTGCTCGGCTACACCCAGCTGAATGTCACTGGGGAAGGTTCTGCCACCCTGCTCCACCAGCCTGGAGGCTGA
- a CDS encoding ATP/GTP-binding protein yields the protein MSPAVLVKDEASTQSAEPTAVEAGRGLYVARAELVLARADHRPLGKPVLNPDPLEQLAAAFAEVRTESGEEADLAIDLLPVPGAKVARRRRRLVARATRRGPSAFGEQLEGSGRQGGGWAAVWGVLNGTAVQSSSQGRPRVPRQSDLTEGVGKFTPDAEVFALQVLVRCTARHPARARARLHQVMAALQALRGENRFVPAGPRVGMWRPYSNAWWLRRGFDRKFVRGDFAPARRSWVTWQEVAGLLKPPTVHCTAQNVVRTGGVVAPAPAGLPTWTGQADVLPLGMVTGADGVRRMAGAYADEVLFGASFGKSGYGKTEQALVQFAARAYAGDGGWFLDPHRAAWQRIKPYLAHPALAGRVWEIDLSRSRDEELMTCWNLLSMEGRRPDEVQEVVGAVVGAIASAHSWGERATRARTILSNAVRTLAELSYLMVQQGHPELQPTIFQISSLLEDEDWREQVLAHLPPSTAKYWRRSFPNVEPNALNTVTNVLYRMGNSRSLKAFLGSPRSGYDLRRAMATSAVVGVCPGGTGESDELICALLQFDLFREGMARAKIAGQLPVCWAFVDELTAVDGASHGYVAKILEQLRKYNVRFMGMTQMAMRLSDTTRQALLQNQSWLSATGADYDEAAFLAKRMPGLDSQTIQQTPRYHYIQSVDLRGERTTPFRVEGVAVSELFADYYNPDGLDALDAAIDATLSRRPIGEILADLEVLDEQITDHLATRSAPASRRPSGGTGQDVVHRLPQTS from the coding sequence GTGAGCCCGGCCGTCCTCGTCAAGGACGAGGCGAGCACGCAGTCCGCGGAGCCCACGGCAGTGGAGGCCGGGCGGGGGCTGTATGTGGCGCGGGCCGAGCTGGTCCTGGCCCGCGCCGATCACCGGCCGCTGGGCAAGCCCGTCTTGAATCCCGACCCGCTGGAACAGCTGGCGGCGGCGTTCGCCGAGGTGCGTACCGAGAGCGGCGAGGAAGCAGACCTCGCCATCGACCTGCTGCCGGTGCCCGGAGCCAAGGTGGCGCGCCGCCGGCGGCGCCTGGTGGCGCGGGCCACCCGCCGGGGTCCCTCCGCGTTCGGCGAGCAGCTGGAGGGATCGGGCAGGCAGGGCGGCGGCTGGGCCGCGGTGTGGGGCGTGCTCAACGGCACGGCCGTGCAGTCCTCTTCACAGGGCCGCCCGCGGGTGCCGCGGCAGTCTGATCTCACTGAAGGGGTCGGCAAGTTCACGCCGGATGCAGAGGTGTTCGCGCTGCAGGTGCTGGTGCGGTGTACCGCGCGGCATCCGGCCCGGGCGCGGGCGCGGCTGCATCAGGTGATGGCCGCGCTGCAGGCGCTGCGTGGGGAGAACCGCTTCGTGCCGGCGGGGCCGCGGGTGGGGATGTGGCGGCCGTACTCGAACGCGTGGTGGCTGCGGCGCGGGTTCGACCGGAAGTTCGTGCGCGGTGATTTCGCCCCGGCCCGGCGCAGTTGGGTGACCTGGCAAGAGGTCGCCGGGCTGCTCAAGCCCCCCACGGTGCATTGCACCGCGCAGAACGTGGTGCGCACCGGCGGGGTGGTGGCGCCGGCCCCGGCCGGGCTGCCCACCTGGACCGGACAGGCCGACGTGCTGCCGCTGGGCATGGTGACCGGCGCCGACGGCGTACGACGGATGGCGGGGGCCTACGCGGACGAGGTGCTCTTTGGCGCCTCCTTCGGTAAGAGCGGCTACGGCAAGACGGAGCAGGCGCTCGTGCAGTTCGCCGCGCGTGCGTACGCGGGTGATGGCGGCTGGTTCCTGGACCCGCACCGGGCGGCCTGGCAGCGCATCAAGCCCTACCTCGCCCACCCCGCGCTCGCCGGCCGGGTGTGGGAGATCGACCTGTCGCGGTCCCGCGATGAGGAGTTGATGACGTGCTGGAACCTGCTGTCGATGGAGGGGCGGCGCCCCGATGAGGTCCAGGAGGTCGTCGGGGCGGTGGTCGGGGCTATCGCCTCCGCGCACAGCTGGGGCGAGCGGGCCACCCGGGCCCGCACCATCCTGTCCAACGCGGTCCGCACGCTGGCCGAGCTCTCCTACCTGATGGTGCAGCAGGGGCACCCCGAGCTGCAGCCAACGATCTTTCAGATCTCCTCGCTCCTGGAGGACGAGGACTGGCGCGAGCAGGTCCTGGCCCACCTCCCGCCGAGCACCGCGAAGTACTGGCGCCGATCGTTTCCGAATGTCGAGCCCAACGCCCTCAACACCGTCACCAACGTCCTCTACCGCATGGGCAACTCCCGCTCTCTCAAGGCCTTCCTCGGTTCGCCGCGCTCCGGCTACGACCTGCGCCGGGCCATGGCCACGTCGGCAGTGGTGGGGGTGTGCCCGGGTGGGACTGGTGAGAGCGACGAGTTGATCTGCGCGTTGCTGCAGTTCGATCTGTTCCGCGAAGGGATGGCGCGCGCCAAGATCGCCGGGCAGCTGCCGGTCTGCTGGGCGTTCGTGGACGAGCTGACCGCGGTCGACGGCGCCTCGCACGGCTACGTGGCCAAGATCCTGGAGCAGCTGCGCAAGTACAACGTGCGCTTCATGGGGATGACGCAGATGGCCATGCGGCTGTCCGACACCACCCGCCAGGCCCTGCTGCAAAACCAGTCCTGGCTCTCGGCGACCGGCGCGGACTACGACGAGGCCGCGTTCCTCGCCAAGCGCATGCCGGGCCTGGACAGCCAGACCATCCAGCAGACCCCGCGCTACCACTACATCCAGTCCGTCGACCTGCGCGGCGAGCGCACCACGCCCTTCCGCGTCGAGGGCGTGGCCGTCAGCGAGCTGTTCGCCGACTACTACAACCCCGACGGACTGGACGCGCTGGACGCGGCGATCGACGCCACCCTCTCCCGGCGCCCCATCGGCGAGATCCTCGCCGACCTCGAGGTGCTCGACGAGCAGATCACAGACCACCTCGCCACCCGCTCCGCCCCCGCCAGCCGGCGGCCGTCCGGCGGCACGGGCCAGGACGTCGTCCACCGCCTTCCCCAAACCTCGTAA